From one Plectropomus leopardus isolate mb chromosome 8, YSFRI_Pleo_2.0, whole genome shotgun sequence genomic stretch:
- the wu:fa11c10 gene encoding protein FAM110B has product MPVETLRPSDGRLAGVPFTSAMPFRILNKGPDYFRRQAEPGARKLSAVERLEADKAKYVKSQQVALTRQAPIKPPIIRKPLVPPGMMLQCQISTPPARKVPRCPADVENGGGREGPGGRRGPALNLDILNNLINDVCEGPVPSSQSSSSTSPSSSSPSSGAKSIGSSLSAEQERSNRLLNNLKPLNHGTVNSSSTSSCTSSPLNNNLRTPAAEPTRRPPPVPARVPRIGVPAPYSSPNSVTVRRVDVRPQAEIRKPQRALLQPQLRPRQTAQGQVAHPQVPPPPPPPTSQNQPQPLPSPPVYLPPSPMLVRAGMIPPASPAFTRISNASSKGSGRKHPSLHRSKSDLSDRYSRATADLERFFNYCGLDPGEVEGMGGVERFTRANSDIVSVSKLRSVSTPSSECGDEAFPAREDCGDEDDEDGPGRANERVPYGISVIERNARVIKWLYGIRQARDANNAVSNV; this is encoded by the coding sequence ATGCCGGTGGAGACCCTGCGGCCCTCAGACGGCCGTCTGGCTGGGGTCCCCTTCACCTCCGCCATGCCCTTCAGGATACTTAACAAGGGTCCAGACTACTTCCGTCGTCAGGCTGAGCCCGGGGCCCGTAAACTGAGTGCTGTAGAACGCCTGGAGGCCGACAAGGCGAAGTACGTGAAGAGTCAGCAGGTGGCTCTCACCCGCCAGGCCCCCATTAAACCACCAATCATCCGTAAGCCCCTGGTCCCTCCAGGGATGATGCTCCAATGCCAGATCAGTACTCCTCCAGCTCGCAAAGTTCCCCGCTGCCCAGCTGATGTGGAGAacggaggagggagagaaggaccAGGAGGAAGACGAGGGCCGGCTCTTAACTTGGATATTCTGAATAATCTTATCAATGATGTATGTGAAGGACCAGTGCCCTCCTCCCAGTCCTCCTCCTCAACCTCCCCCTCATCATCCTCTCCATCATCAGGAGCTAAGAGCATCGGGAGTAGCTTGTCAGCAGAGCAAGAGAGGAGCAACCGACTCCTCAACAACCTCAAACCATTAAACCACGGCACCGTCAACTCCtcatccacctcctcctgcacctcctctccACTCAACAACAACCTCCGGACCCCTGCAGCTGAACCAACGCGCCGTCCGCCCCCTGTCCCAGCACGAGTGCCCCGCATTGGGGTCCCAGCACCCTACAGCTCCCCGAACTCAGTGACAGTACGCAGGGTGGACGTGCGTCCTCAGGCTGAGATCAGGAAGCCTCAGAGGGCCCTGCTGCAGCCGCAGCTCAGGCCCAGACAGACTGCCCAGGGCCAGGTCGCTCACCCCCAGGTCCCACCTCCACCGCCTCCTCCCACCTCTCAGAACCAACCCCAGCCCCTGCCCTCCCCTCCAGTCTACCTGCCGCCGAGCCCCATGCTGGTCAGAGCTGGCATGATCCCGCCAGCCTCCCCCGCTTTCACTCGTATCTCAAACGCCAGCTCCAAGGGGTCCGGCCGCAAGCACCCATCCTTGCACCGCTCTAAGTCGGACCTGAGCGACCGTTACTCCCGCGCCACAGCCGACCTGGAGCGCTTCTTCAACTACTGCGGGCTGGACCCCGGGGAGGTGGAGGGCATGGGCGGAGTGGAGCGCTTCACGAGAGCCAACTCAGACATTGTATCTGTGTCCAAGCTCCGTAGTGTCAGCACGCCAAGCTCTGAGTGCGGGGATGAGGCCTTCCCGGCGAGGGAGGACTGTGGGGACGAGGACGATGAGGATGGGCCTGGCAGAGCCAACGAACGGGTCCCCTACGGCATCTCTGTCATCGAGAGGAACGCTCGGGTCATCAAGTGGCTGTACGGCATCCGTCAGGCGCGAGATGCTAACAACGCCGTCTCTAACGTATAG